A single region of the Palaemon carinicauda isolate YSFRI2023 chromosome 17, ASM3689809v2, whole genome shotgun sequence genome encodes:
- the LOC137656297 gene encoding E3 ubiquitin-protein ligase AMFR-like: MIPIGTRGVTTEIIEREDWSMYVNITRSSNVHHLALSTTKIVLEWTKAVTFIITVVFMLLVFGLEKGLKNYTPTVTYLLITGFYFIMTEKVFVETFFSWLDYRKFDYFEGMETFYCPALLLAMQITISCLFLFLCFVYGNFRLVVLSSFTNVRIKYRELQDRYLIPLSKELSKLSCYRMATPSEIRGHDDVCAVCLTAMSCARITPCQHFFHADCLRRCLKESYKCPICQYDLFKSQSIISGQ, from the exons ATGATTCCAATAGGTACGAGAGGAGTAACAACA GAAATCATAGAACGGGAGGACTGGTCCATGTACGTGAACATCACTCGCTCTTCGAATGTCCATCACTTGGCTCTTTCTACCACTAAGATTGTTCTGGAATGGACCAAGGCTGTAACCTTCATCATCACTGTAGTCTTCATGCTGTTGGTTTTTGGCCTTGAGAAAGGTCTGAAAAATTACACGCCTACCGTCACCTACCTTCTCATTACAGGATTCTACTTTATTATGACAGAAAAAGTGTTCGTAGAAACGTTTTTCTCCTGGCTGGACTACAGAAAGTTTGACTACTTTGAAGGCATGGAAACCTTCTACTGCCCAGCTCTGCTGCTCGCGATGCAGATCACAATCTCTTGTCTGTTCCTCTTCCTTTGCTTCGTCTATGGGAATTTTAGACTGGTGGTCCTATCCAGCTTCACAAATGTGCGCATCAAGTATCGTGAATTACAGGATAGGTACCTAATCCCACTGAGCAAGGAACTGTCAAAGCTCTCTTGTTATAGGATGGCGACACCTTCAGAAATTAGAGGACATGATGATGTGTGTGCTGTCTGTTTAACAGCAATGAGCTGTGCACGAATTACGCCTTGTCAGCATTTCTTTCATGCAGACTGTTTGAGAAGGTGTCTAAAAGAATCTTATAAGTGTCCCATTTGTCAGTACGATCTATTCAAGTCGCAATCCATCATCAGCGGGCAGTGA